The Arachis duranensis cultivar V14167 chromosome 2, aradu.V14167.gnm2.J7QH, whole genome shotgun sequence genome has a window encoding:
- the LOC107473551 gene encoding myosin-16-like: MISSMSSQVADLKMILSTSSRLSSTFRPIARVDVASSNSDTSSTDSDFTFPASGPNSDASSKPGHYPLVVQDVTGEDGSGSESEREGSFDDYF; this comes from the exons ATGATATCTTCCATGTCAAGTCAAGTTGCCGATTTGAAGATGATTTTAAGTACTTCATCAAGATTGAGTTCAACTTTTCGACCTATTGCTAGAGTTGATGTTGCTTCCAGTAACTCCGATACTTCATCTACAGACTCTGATTTCACATTTCCTGCCTCTGGTCCAAATTCAGATGCTTCCTCTAAGCCAGGCCATTATCCACTTGTTGTTCAGGATGTCACTGGAGAGGATGGATCAG GATCTGAAAGTGAAAGGGAGGGTTCATTTGATGATTACTTCTAG